The sequence ACCGAGCAATACTTTAATTCGCATGTTGTTCCTCATTTACTTTTAGCTATATATTAACCAACGCTTACATTACCGAATTTTTCTGCCAAATTAAGCTTATTATCAATAACAACCCAATAGCCAGCCAAAAAGTTTGGCTATCAATGTTCTATACACTGTGTTAACAACATTTTACCCTATTCTAGTAAATATACTCGGTTAAATCATATTATCGCAAAATTAAATCAACTTATGTGAAAAAATAGATTTAAAGCAAGTAATCAGTCGCTAGCAAAGCCTCAATGAAATTAAATCGCAAACAGATAAAATTTGATAATAAAAAACCCTGAGTCAAAAGTTAGACTCAGGGTTCTTCTTGGATAAGGATAATGATGTTAGGATCTTAACACCTTACATCATACCGCCCATACCACCCATACCGCCCATACCAGCAGCAGCACCTAGATCAGCTTTATCTTCTTTTGGTAAATCAGTTACCATCGCTTCAGTTGTGATCATAAGGCCGGCGATTGACGCAGCAAATTGTAAAGCGGAACGAGTAACCTTAGTTGGATCTAGAATACCCATGTCGATCATGTCGCCATACTCTTCCGTTGCAGCATTGTAACCGTAGTTATCTTCACCTTGTTTAACATTGTTAACAACTACCGCTGGCTCTTCACCCGCATTTTCAACAATTTGACGCATCGGTGATTCCATCGCGCGTAGTGCGATACGAATACCAACAGTTTGATCTTCGTTATCACCTTTCAACGCATCTAATACAGTTGCAACCCGGACGAGAGCAACACCACCACCAGCAACAACACCTTCCTCTACTGCGGCACGAGTTGCATGCAACGCATCATCAACACGAGCACGTTTCTCTTTCATTGCAACTTCAGTTGCGGCACCCACTTTAATCACAGCAACGCCGCCTGACAACTTAGCAATACGTTCTTGCAATTTTTCCCGATCGTAATCAGAAGTTGCTTCATCACGTTGTTGTGCTATCTGTTTGGCACGGGCATCAATCTCGCTTTTTTCACCAACACCATCAATAATAGTGGTGGTGTCTTTGTTAATGACGATGCGTTTCGCTTGTCCTAAATTTTCTAGCGTCGCTTTTTCCAACTCCATACCGATCTCTTCAGCGATAACAGTACCATTGGTCAGAATAGCAATATCCTGTAGCATGGCTTTACGACGGTCACCAAAACCAGGTGCTTTTACCGCAGCAACTTTTACAATGCCACGTAGATTGTTTACCACCAATGTTGCGAGCGCTTCACCTTCAACATCTTCAGCAATAATCAATAGTGGTTTACCCGCTTTAGCAACCGCTTCCAACACAGGTAATAATTCACGGATATTAGAAACTTTCTTATCTACCAATAGGATGTAAGGATTTTCTAATTCGGCAGAACCGGTATCTGGCTTATTGATAAAATAAGGAGACAAATAACCACGATCAAATTGCATACCTTCAACAACCGCCAGTTCATCTTCTAAACCGGAACCTTCTTCAACGGTAATAACACCTTCGTTGCCAACCTTTTCCATTGCTTCAGCAATTAATTTACCGACAGTTTGATCAGAGTTAGCTGAAATCGTACCAACTTGTTCAATCTCTTTATTATCAGCGCAAGGTTTAGATAATTTTTTCAATTCTTCAACTGCCGCAGAAACCGCTTTATCAATACCACGTTTTAAATCCATGGGATTCATACCTGCAGCAACTGCTTTTAAACCTTCGCTAACAATAGATTGAGCTAGTACTGTTGCAGTTGTTGTGCCATCACCTGCCGCATCATTCGCCTTAGAAGCAACTTCTTTTACCATCTGGGCGCCCATATTTTCGAATTTATCTTCTAATTCGATTTCACGCGCAACAGACACACCATCTTTAGTAATCGCAGGGGCGCCGAAAGATTTATCTAGAACGACATTCCGGCCTTTGGGTCCTAAAGTAACTTTAACTGCATCAGCAAGAATGTTCACTCCACGAAGCATTTTTGCACGGGCGTCAATACCAAATTTTACGTCTTTAGCTGCCATTGTTTCTTTCCTTTAAATTCATTCATTCTGAAGATCTAAGCGAGAAATTATTTTTCAACAATTGCCAGAATATCACTTTCTGACATAATCAAAACTTCGTCGTTATCAATCTTTTCTGTCTTCACGCCATAGCCGTCGTTAAAAATAACAGTATCGCCAACTTTCACATCTAATGGTTTATTTTCACCGTTTTCTAAGATGCGACCGTTACCAACAGCCAGCACTTTGCCTCGAGTTGATTTACCAGCAGCAGAGCCAGTCAGCACAATACCACCAGCAGATTTAGCTTCAACTTCTTCACGCTTGATGATAACCCGATCATGCAATGGACGTATCTTCATTAATAGATCTCCTATAAATAAAATCCATATAAAGTAAATAAGGATGATACTAGTATGTCTTATTAAACCAGTACCCTGTTTGACGAAATGGGGTCAATTAAAATCAGTTCAAGGGGCTATACAAAAAATTTTTCATTTTTTCTTTCTAGTTAAAAAAACAAAATCGTTAGCATCATTTATCATCATGATCTTATTTTTAAAAAAATTTGTCTTCATGTTTAATGCTGTTGGGTGGAGAATCAGATTTTCTATCAAACTCACCTTCATAAGTCTGCCCTTTTGAAGGGCGGTTGAAATTATCATTCGCTGCCCCGGCAGAATAAAAATGAATATACGGCATAAGCTTCATGACTATCAGTTTTTGGATCGGAGAAAATAGTAGTAACAAACCCAAAAAATCAGTAAAAAAACCAGGTAAAATTAACAGAATGCCGGCAATAACTAGGGCCACATTCTTAATCATTTCCTCGGCTGGATTTTCACCATCAGCTAATTTTTGACGTATTAACAATAAGTTCTTAATCCCCTGACTTTTTACTAAAGAAATGCCAAGGCATGAAGTTAAAACGACTAATATTAAGGTGGTTAATACACCAATACTCTCAGCAACCCTAACAAAAATAACCGCTTCTATATAAATTAACAGGCATAAAAGTATGAATGGAAACCAACGCATACAATTCTCCTAATATTTGCAAAAAAAGGCTAGTCTCTTGACTTAGCAAGATAAATTGTCTTCAAAAAACGAATATCACAATATTTGCTTTTTAAACCGTTAATACTTATATGATGCAGATCTATCATATATTTTTCAATGATAAAAAATTTTAATGTTTTTAATGGGTTATGTGAATATGATCACACATATCATATTTAATTCACTAAGATGCATATATAGTATTCCATATTTTGACTCTACCACTATTTCGGAATATATATCACGGTTATAATTAAAATCTTAGTTATTAATTTCAAATCTGACGTTAATATATCTCATTTTTACTATTACATTACATATTCAGTTAGTAAATCGCTATTTAATTTTAAGAAGGTTTGTATGTCTAAAAGTATCCGTTCTGAAGAAGACCTATTAGGTAAACGAGATGTACCTGCTGAAGCCTATTATGGTATTCATACATTGCGTGCGATCGAGAATTTCTATATTAGCGACCGAACTATTAATCATGTACCCGAATTTATTCGTGGAATGGTAATGGTAAAAAAAGCAGCGGCAATGGCAAATAAAGAATTAAAGACCATTCCACAAAAACAAGCAGATGCAATTATTAATGCCTGTGACGAAATTTTGAATAAAGGCAGGTGCATGGATCAGTTTCCAGTAGACGTCTTTCAAGGCGGAGCTGGTACATCTTTAAATATGAATACTAACGAAGTTCTGGCTAATATTGGTCTTGAATTAATGGGGCATAAAAAAGGTGACTACCAATATTTAGATCCCAATGACCATTTAAATAAAAGCCAATCAACCAACGATGCCTATCCAACCGGTTTTCGAATTGCCGTTTATAACTCTATTACTAATTTAATTAAATCAATTACCCTGCTGCAAGAGGGTTTCGAACAAAAAGCCAACCAATTTAAAGATATTCTTAAAATGGGCCGCACCCAATTACAAGATGCTGTCCCTATGACTGTAGGACAAGAATTTCATGCATTTGCCACATTACTAAAAGAAGAAATAAAAAATTTACATCGCGCTAGTGAATTATTACTCGAAGTTAATCTGGGTGCCACCGCAATCGGAACCAGAGTCAATACCGCTGCCGGTTATCAAGAATTAGTGGTAAAAAAATTAGCTGAAGTAACGGAATTGCCCTGCATTCCGGCAGAAGATTTAATTGAAGCAACTTCCGACTGTGGTGCTTATATTACAGTACACGCTGGGCTAAAACGCTTAGCGGTTAAGCTATCAAAAATTTGTAATGATCTTCGCCTGCTCTCTTCCGGCCCGCGTGCTGGTTTAAAAGAGATAAATCTACCGGAGTTGCAAGCGGGTTCATCTATTATGCCAGCTAAGGTCAATCCGGTTATCCCCGAAGTTGTCAATCAAGCCTGTTTCAAAGTTATCGGCAACGATACGTGTGTTACTATCGCGGCAGAAGCAGGACAATTGCAATTGAATGTGATGGAGCCGGCAATCGGCCAAGCCATTTTTGAATCTATTTCATTAATGAATAATTCTTGCCGGAATTTACTGGAAAAATGTATTACAGGCATTACTGTCAATAAAGAAATTTGCGAAAAATATGTTTTTAATTCTATTGGCATTGTTACTTATCTTAATCCATTTATCGGTCATCATAATGGCGATATCGTCGGAAAAATATGCGCTGAAACAGGTAAAAATGTTAAAATAGTGGTATTAGAGCGAGGTTTACTAACAGAAGAGCAATTAGACGATATTTTCTCTGTTGAAAATCTAAAAAATCCTCAATATAAAGCGAAACGCTATGATGATTAAATTAGCATGTTAATTATAAAAATTAATTCGTCTTAATTTTTAAGGCACGCTCTCTGTAAAGAAGCGTGCCTTTTACTTTAGGTTTATACAAAAAATAAACAAAATATTATCAATTATATTAAGGAGTAAACATTATGTTAGCCGTAGAATTTATTATTGTTCTGCTGGCCATCTTTCTGGGAGCACGACTAGGAAGTATCGGTATAGGCTTTGCTGGCGGACTTGGTGTTTTGATGCTGGCAATGTTAGGCGTAAAACCAGGAACAATACCCTATGATGTTATTTCAATTATTATGGCGGTTATCGCTGCTATCTCTGCCATGCAAATTGCCGGCGGATTAGATTATTTGGTTGATCAGACAGAAAAACTACTGCGTAAAAATCCCAAATACATTACCATCTTAGCGCCAATCGTGACCTATTTTCTGACTTTATTTGTTGGTACCGGTAATATTTCATTGGCAACATTACCGGTTATTGCAGAAGTTGCTAGAGAAAATGGGATTAAACCGTGTCGACCCTTATCAACAGCGGTTGTCGCGGCACAAATCGGCATTACCGCATCACCCATCTCTGCGGCGGTGGTCTATATCGCTTCAATTATGGAAAATCCGGCTATGGTTAGTCATACCACTAGCTATATTAGCTTACTAGCCATTCTATTACCGGCAACTTTTTTAGCTATTGTAATGATGTCATTCATTATTTCTTGGTGCTTTGATTCTAAACTTGCTGATGATCAAATTTATCAGCAACGTTTAGCCGCCGGATTAGTAGAATTAAGAGGCTGTCAGGCTAAAAAAATTAAAGCTGGCGCGAAAAAGTCAGTGTTATTTTTTTTGCTAGGCTTGATATGTGTGGTTATTTTTGCCATGATTAACAGCCCCAGCCTTGGTCTAATTGAAACACCACTAATGAATACGACCAATGCAATTCTGATTATTATGTTAAGTGTAGCCACCCTTATCACCCTAAGTTGCCAAGTTAAAACAGAGGCCATCTTAAATTCCAGTACCTTTAAAGCCGGTATGAGTGCCTGTATCTGCATTTTAGGCGTAGCATGGTTAGGCGACACCTTTGTCCAAGCTAACATTGACTGGATCAAAGCTACTGCCGA is a genomic window of Arsenophonus apicola containing:
- the aspA gene encoding aspartate ammonia-lyase translates to MSKSIRSEEDLLGKRDVPAEAYYGIHTLRAIENFYISDRTINHVPEFIRGMVMVKKAAAMANKELKTIPQKQADAIINACDEILNKGRCMDQFPVDVFQGGAGTSLNMNTNEVLANIGLELMGHKKGDYQYLDPNDHLNKSQSTNDAYPTGFRIAVYNSITNLIKSITLLQEGFEQKANQFKDILKMGRTQLQDAVPMTVGQEFHAFATLLKEEIKNLHRASELLLEVNLGATAIGTRVNTAAGYQELVVKKLAEVTELPCIPAEDLIEATSDCGAYITVHAGLKRLAVKLSKICNDLRLLSSGPRAGLKEINLPELQAGSSIMPAKVNPVIPEVVNQACFKVIGNDTCVTIAAEAGQLQLNVMEPAIGQAIFESISLMNNSCRNLLEKCITGITVNKEICEKYVFNSIGIVTYLNPFIGHHNGDIVGKICAETGKNVKIVVLERGLLTEEQLDDIFSVENLKNPQYKAKRYDD
- a CDS encoding anaerobic C4-dicarboxylate transporter, producing the protein MLAVEFIIVLLAIFLGARLGSIGIGFAGGLGVLMLAMLGVKPGTIPYDVISIIMAVIAAISAMQIAGGLDYLVDQTEKLLRKNPKYITILAPIVTYFLTLFVGTGNISLATLPVIAEVARENGIKPCRPLSTAVVAAQIGITASPISAAVVYIASIMENPAMVSHTTSYISLLAILLPATFLAIVMMSFIISWCFDSKLADDQIYQQRLAAGLVELRGCQAKKIKAGAKKSVLFFLLGLICVVIFAMINSPSLGLIETPLMNTTNAILIIMLSVATLITLSCQVKTEAILNSSTFKAGMSACICILGVAWLGDTFVQANIDWIKATADQLIHNHSWMLAVIFFICSALLYSQAATAKALMPMALALNVSPLTAIASFSAVSGLFVLPTYPTLVAAVQMDDTRTTRIGRFVFNHPFFIPGTIGVSLSVLFGFLFGSIIL
- the groL gene encoding chaperonin GroEL (60 kDa chaperone family; promotes refolding of misfolded polypeptides especially under stressful conditions; forms two stacked rings of heptamers to form a barrel-shaped 14mer; ends can be capped by GroES; misfolded proteins enter the barrel where they are refolded when GroES binds), whose product is MAAKDVKFGIDARAKMLRGVNILADAVKVTLGPKGRNVVLDKSFGAPAITKDGVSVAREIELEDKFENMGAQMVKEVASKANDAAGDGTTTATVLAQSIVSEGLKAVAAGMNPMDLKRGIDKAVSAAVEELKKLSKPCADNKEIEQVGTISANSDQTVGKLIAEAMEKVGNEGVITVEEGSGLEDELAVVEGMQFDRGYLSPYFINKPDTGSAELENPYILLVDKKVSNIRELLPVLEAVAKAGKPLLIIAEDVEGEALATLVVNNLRGIVKVAAVKAPGFGDRRKAMLQDIAILTNGTVIAEEIGMELEKATLENLGQAKRIVINKDTTTIIDGVGEKSEIDARAKQIAQQRDEATSDYDREKLQERIAKLSGGVAVIKVGAATEVAMKEKRARVDDALHATRAAVEEGVVAGGGVALVRVATVLDALKGDNEDQTVGIRIALRAMESPMRQIVENAGEEPAVVVNNVKQGEDNYGYNAATEEYGDMIDMGILDPTKVTRSALQFAASIAGLMITTEAMVTDLPKEDKADLGAAAGMGGMGGMGGMM
- a CDS encoding FxsA family protein → MRWFPFILLCLLIYIEAVIFVRVAESIGVLTTLILVVLTSCLGISLVKSQGIKNLLLIRQKLADGENPAEEMIKNVALVIAGILLILPGFFTDFLGLLLLFSPIQKLIVMKLMPYIHFYSAGAANDNFNRPSKGQTYEGEFDRKSDSPPNSIKHEDKFF
- a CDS encoding co-chaperone GroES, with the translated sequence MKIRPLHDRVIIKREEVEAKSAGGIVLTGSAAGKSTRGKVLAVGNGRILENGENKPLDVKVGDTVIFNDGYGVKTEKIDNDEVLIMSESDILAIVEK